From one Enterobacter kobei genomic stretch:
- the rpsT gene encoding 30S ribosomal protein S20, with amino-acid sequence MANIKSAKKRAVQSEKARKHNASRRSMMRTFIKKVYAAIEAGDKAAAQKAFNEMQPIVDRQAAKGLIHKNKAARHKANLTAQINKLA; translated from the coding sequence TTGGCTAATATCAAATCAGCTAAGAAGCGCGCCGTTCAGTCTGAAAAGGCACGCAAGCACAACGCAAGCCGTCGCTCTATGATGCGTACTTTCATTAAGAAAGTATACGCAGCGATTGAAGCTGGCGACAAAGCAGCTGCGCAGAAAGCATTTAACGAAATGCAACCGATCGTGGATCGTCAGGCCGCTAAAGGTCTGATCCACAAAAACAAAGCAGCGCGTCATAAGGCTAACCTGACCGCGCAG
- the carA gene encoding glutamine-hydrolyzing carbamoyl-phosphate synthase small subunit: MIKSALLVLEDGTQFHGRAIGATGSAVGEVVFNTSMTGYQEILTDPSYSRQIVTLTYPHIGNVGTNAADEESSQVHAQGLVIRDLPLIASNYRNQEDLSSYLKRHNIVAIADIDTRKLTRLLREKGAQNGCIIAGDNLDAALALEKAKAFPGLNGMDLAKEVTTRERYSWTQGSWTLEGELPEARPESELPFHVVAYDYGAKRNILRMLVDRGCRLTVVPAQTPAEEVLKMNPDGIFLSNGPGDPAPCDYAIEAIKTFLDTDIPVFGICLGHQLLALASGAKTVKMKFGHHGGNHPVKDVENNVVMITAQNHGFAVDESTMPSTLRVTHKSLFDGTLQGIHRTDKPAFSFQGHPEASPGPHDAAPLFDHFIELIKTYRSVAK; this comes from the coding sequence TTGATTAAGTCAGCGCTATTGGTTCTGGAAGACGGAACCCAGTTTCACGGTCGGGCCATAGGGGCAACAGGTTCGGCGGTTGGGGAAGTCGTTTTCAATACTTCAATGACCGGTTATCAAGAAATCCTCACTGATCCTTCCTACTCCCGCCAAATTGTTACTCTTACTTATCCTCATATCGGTAATGTCGGCACCAATGCTGCTGATGAAGAATCCTCTCAGGTACATGCGCAAGGCCTCGTCATTCGTGACCTGCCGCTGATTGCCAGCAACTACCGAAATCAGGAAGATCTCTCTTCTTACCTGAAACGCCATAACATCGTGGCGATTGCCGATATCGATACGCGCAAGCTGACGCGCCTGCTGCGTGAGAAAGGCGCGCAAAACGGCTGCATCATCGCCGGTGATAATCTGGATGCGGCGCTGGCGCTGGAAAAAGCGAAAGCTTTCCCGGGCCTCAACGGTATGGATCTGGCAAAAGAAGTGACCACCCGCGAGCGCTACAGCTGGACGCAGGGGAGCTGGACGCTTGAAGGTGAATTGCCGGAAGCCCGCCCGGAAAGCGAGCTGCCGTTCCACGTCGTGGCCTACGACTACGGCGCGAAGCGCAACATTCTGCGTATGCTGGTGGATCGCGGCTGCCGTCTGACGGTTGTCCCGGCACAAACCCCGGCGGAAGAGGTGCTGAAAATGAACCCGGACGGCATTTTCCTCTCCAACGGTCCCGGCGACCCGGCACCGTGCGATTACGCCATTGAGGCGATTAAAACGTTTCTCGACACCGATATTCCGGTGTTCGGTATCTGCCTCGGCCATCAGCTGCTGGCGCTGGCCAGCGGTGCCAAAACCGTGAAGATGAAATTCGGTCACCACGGCGGTAACCACCCGGTGAAAGACGTGGAAAACAACGTGGTGATGATCACCGCCCAGAACCACGGTTTTGCGGTAGACGAGTCCACCATGCCGTCAACCCTGCGCGTGACCCACAAGTCGCTGTTCGACGGCACGCTACAGGGCATCCATCGTACCGATAAACCGGCGTTCAGCTTCCAGGGACACCCGGAAGCCAGCCCCGGTCCGCACGATGCCGCACCGCTGTTCGACCACTTTATTGAACTGATCAAGACTTACCGTTCTGTCGCCAAATAA
- the ribF gene encoding bifunctional riboflavin kinase/FAD synthetase: MKLIRGIHNLSQAPHGCVLTIGNFDGVHRGHQALIEGLREEGRARGLPVVVMIFEPQPLELFAGDKAPARLTRLRDKLRYLAECGVDYVLCVRFDRRFAALTAQNFVSDLLVNRLGVQFLAVGDDFRYGAGRQGDFLLLQKAGLEYGFDVTSTQTFCQDGARVSSTAVRQALANDDIALAESLLGHPFTISGRVVHGDALGRTIGFPTANIPLRRQVSPVKGVYAVEVTGLGDKPLPGVANIGTRPTVAGVRQQLEVHLLDVVMDLYGRHIDVILRKKIRSEQRFASLDELKAQIARDELTAREFLGLQNPA, translated from the coding sequence ATGAAGCTGATACGCGGCATACATAATCTCAGCCAGGCCCCACACGGGTGTGTGCTGACTATTGGTAATTTCGACGGCGTGCATCGTGGTCATCAGGCCCTGATCGAGGGACTGCGTGAAGAAGGCCGCGCACGTGGTTTACCGGTTGTGGTGATGATTTTTGAGCCGCAGCCGCTGGAGCTGTTCGCGGGCGATAAAGCGCCCGCCCGCCTGACACGCCTGCGTGACAAGCTGCGTTATCTGGCCGAATGCGGCGTGGATTACGTGCTGTGCGTGCGCTTCGACAGGCGCTTTGCCGCGCTGACGGCGCAAAACTTCGTCAGCGATTTGCTGGTTAACCGTCTCGGCGTGCAGTTCCTCGCCGTGGGGGATGATTTCCGCTATGGCGCTGGTCGTCAGGGCGATTTCTTGTTATTACAGAAGGCCGGGCTGGAGTATGGTTTTGACGTCACCAGCACGCAAACCTTCTGTCAGGATGGCGCTCGCGTCAGCAGCACGGCGGTGCGCCAGGCGTTGGCTAACGATGACATCGCGCTGGCTGAAAGCCTGTTAGGGCATCCTTTTACGATTTCCGGGCGCGTGGTGCACGGCGATGCGCTGGGCCGCACCATCGGTTTCCCGACGGCGAATATCCCGCTGCGCCGCCAGGTCTCCCCGGTAAAAGGGGTCTATGCCGTTGAAGTTACGGGGCTGGGCGATAAACCCCTGCCGGGCGTGGCCAATATCGGTACGCGTCCTACGGTGGCAGGCGTGCGCCAGCAGCTGGAGGTCCATCTGTTAGACGTTGTAATGGACCTCTACGGACGCCATATAGATGTCATACTGCGGAAAAAAATTCGCAGTGAGCAGCGATTTGCCTCGCTGGATGAACTCAAAGCGCAAATTGCGCGAGATGAATTAACCGCCCGCGAGTTTTTAGGGCTACAAAACCCGGCGTAA
- the ispH gene encoding 4-hydroxy-3-methylbut-2-enyl diphosphate reductase encodes MQILLANPRGFCAGVDRAISIVENALAIYGAPIYVRHEVVHNRYVVDSLRERGAIFIEQISEVPDGAILIFSAHGVSQAVRNEAKSRDLTVFDATCPLVTKVHMEVARASRRGEESILIGHAGHPEVEGTMGQYSNPKGGMYLVESPDDVFTLNVKDESKLSFMTQTTLSVDDTSEVIDALRVRFPKIVGPRKDDICYATTNRQEAVRALAEQADVVLVVGSKNSSNSNRLAELAQRMGKAAYLIDDADDIQETWVASAACVGVTAGASAPDILVQNVIKRLQALGGGEAIPLEGREENIVFEVPKELRVDVKEVH; translated from the coding sequence ATGCAGATCCTGTTGGCTAACCCGCGCGGCTTCTGCGCTGGCGTAGACCGCGCTATCAGCATTGTTGAAAACGCGCTGGCAATTTACGGCGCGCCGATTTATGTGCGTCATGAAGTGGTGCACAACCGTTACGTGGTAGACAGCCTGCGCGAGCGCGGAGCGATTTTTATCGAGCAGATCAGCGAAGTGCCTGATGGCGCGATCCTGATTTTCTCGGCGCATGGTGTTTCACAGGCGGTGCGCAACGAAGCGAAAAGCCGCGATTTAACCGTCTTTGATGCCACCTGTCCGCTGGTCACCAAAGTGCATATGGAAGTGGCCCGCGCCAGCCGTCGCGGTGAAGAGTCCATTCTGATTGGTCACGCGGGTCATCCGGAAGTGGAAGGCACCATGGGGCAGTACAGCAACCCGAAAGGTGGCATGTACCTGGTGGAATCCCCTGATGACGTGTTCACGCTGAACGTCAAAGACGAAAGCAAACTGTCGTTTATGACCCAGACCACGCTCTCGGTGGACGATACTTCTGAGGTGATCGACGCCCTGCGCGTGCGCTTCCCGAAAATTGTCGGGCCGCGTAAAGACGACATTTGCTACGCCACCACCAACCGCCAGGAGGCCGTACGCGCCCTGGCAGAGCAGGCGGACGTGGTGCTGGTGGTGGGGTCGAAAAACTCCTCCAACTCGAACCGTCTGGCAGAGCTGGCACAGCGCATGGGTAAAGCGGCGTATCTGATTGACGATGCCGACGACATTCAGGAGACCTGGGTCGCCAGTGCCGCCTGTGTTGGCGTCACCGCAGGCGCTTCCGCACCGGACATTCTGGTGCAGAACGTCATCAAGCGTTTGCAGGCGCTGGGGGGCGGGGAAGCCATTCCGCTCGAAGGCCGTGAAGAGAATATCGTTTTTGAAGTGCCGAAAGAGCTGCGTGTCGACGTGAAAGAAGTTCACTAA
- the dapB gene encoding 4-hydroxy-tetrahydrodipicolinate reductase, which translates to MQEANIRVAIAGAGGRMGRQLIQAALAMEGVALGAALEREGSSLLGSDAGELAGAGASGVTVQCDLQAVKDDFDVFIDFTRPEGTLAHLAFCREHGKGMVIGTTGFDDAGKAAISEAARDIAIVFAANFSVGVNVMLKLLEKAAKVMGDYTDIEIIEAHHRHKVDAPSGTALAMGEAIAQAMDKDLKDCAVYSREGYTGERVPGSIGFATVRAGDIVGEHTAMFADIGERIEITHKASSRMTFANGAVRSALWLKDKRIGLFDMRDVLDLNSL; encoded by the coding sequence ATGCAAGAGGCAAACATCCGCGTAGCCATCGCGGGAGCCGGTGGTCGTATGGGACGCCAGCTGATCCAGGCGGCACTGGCAATGGAAGGCGTGGCGCTCGGCGCGGCCCTTGAGCGTGAGGGATCGTCCCTGCTTGGCAGCGATGCCGGTGAACTGGCGGGTGCAGGTGCATCTGGCGTCACCGTGCAGTGCGATCTGCAGGCGGTGAAAGACGATTTTGACGTGTTTATCGATTTTACCCGCCCGGAAGGCACCCTGGCGCATCTGGCCTTTTGCCGCGAGCACGGCAAAGGCATGGTGATTGGCACCACCGGTTTTGACGACGCAGGCAAAGCGGCCATCAGCGAGGCCGCACGGGACATCGCTATCGTCTTTGCGGCGAACTTCAGCGTCGGCGTGAACGTGATGCTTAAGCTGCTGGAGAAGGCCGCGAAAGTGATGGGCGATTACACCGACATCGAAATTATCGAAGCGCATCATCGCCATAAAGTGGATGCGCCATCAGGCACGGCACTCGCAATGGGCGAAGCCATTGCTCAGGCGATGGATAAAGATCTGAAGGATTGCGCGGTGTATAGCCGGGAAGGTTACACCGGCGAACGCGTACCGGGCAGTATCGGTTTTGCCACCGTGCGCGCAGGCGACATTGTGGGGGAACATACGGCGATGTTTGCCGATATCGGCGAGCGCATTGAGATCACTCATAAAGCCTCCAGCCGGATGACCTTTGCCAATGGTGCGGTACGCTCGGCATTGTGGCTCAAAGATAAACGAATCGGCCTTTTTGATATGCGTGATGTGCTGGATCTCAACAGTTTATAG
- a CDS encoding XAC2610-related protein, which produces MNINKGLAVVLLLVMGKASAAVEFPVWQRHYSGTVAGKTVEVDLQNSNGDLQGSYCYAPCNAKKARLSLAGPLQADRITLQEKAAGTVTGNWDVTQADDTLKGQWSSPDGTRHYPVMLTRVKAENEPDIDLVLVADALPEKTGDCGETPTVTGIKLFQHGKLLQQLTTESHGTCQIYLPEWRDVNFDGNADLMIAQYLPAGPNIPQQTWLYDAGKKIWVDAPAAFQEITSPEIDTQHQQIISFWRSSCCSHGIDVYRWQGNDVVLVDRAESYQQPVLDKGVYLACYVIPDYQDGRIVYPVTRKNGQLSRFAVDKDVCEKLATTERLQTVIQKGNSTEVLPITWVKQADRYCPQIPFVDGNKITNLVVNDEQAENICLSEADHRAMNATAQP; this is translated from the coding sequence ATGAACATAAATAAAGGGTTGGCGGTCGTTCTGCTGCTGGTCATGGGCAAGGCCAGTGCTGCAGTGGAGTTCCCGGTCTGGCAACGGCATTACAGCGGTACCGTTGCCGGTAAAACGGTGGAAGTCGATCTGCAAAACAGTAATGGCGATTTACAAGGGAGTTACTGTTACGCGCCCTGCAATGCGAAAAAAGCCAGGCTGTCGCTTGCCGGTCCGCTCCAGGCCGACCGCATCACGTTGCAGGAAAAAGCCGCGGGTACCGTCACGGGCAACTGGGATGTAACCCAGGCGGACGATACGTTAAAAGGGCAGTGGTCTTCCCCGGATGGCACGCGGCACTATCCCGTGATGCTCACCCGGGTTAAAGCCGAAAACGAACCCGACATCGATCTGGTGCTGGTGGCTGATGCGCTGCCGGAGAAGACCGGCGACTGCGGCGAAACGCCCACCGTCACCGGCATTAAACTTTTTCAGCACGGAAAGCTGCTCCAGCAGTTAACGACAGAATCGCACGGCACCTGTCAGATCTATTTACCGGAATGGCGGGATGTTAATTTCGATGGCAATGCCGATCTGATGATCGCGCAGTATCTGCCCGCAGGCCCCAACATCCCCCAGCAGACCTGGCTGTATGATGCCGGCAAAAAAATCTGGGTGGATGCGCCTGCTGCCTTTCAGGAGATCACCTCCCCCGAAATTGATACGCAGCATCAGCAAATCATCAGCTTCTGGCGCAGCAGTTGCTGTAGTCATGGTATTGATGTCTACCGCTGGCAGGGGAACGACGTAGTGCTGGTCGACCGCGCGGAGAGCTACCAGCAGCCCGTGCTGGATAAAGGCGTTTACCTGGCCTGCTATGTGATACCGGATTATCAGGATGGGCGGATAGTTTATCCCGTCACGCGGAAAAACGGGCAACTGAGCCGCTTTGCGGTGGATAAAGACGTGTGCGAAAAGCTCGCCACCACCGAGCGGTTACAGACGGTGATCCAGAAGGGTAACAGCACAGAAGTGTTGCCGATCACGTGGGTAAAACAAGCCGATCGCTACTGCCCGCAGATCCCGTTCGTGGATGGCAATAAAATCACTAACCTCGTGGTGAATGATGAGCAAGCAGAAAATATCTGCCTCAGCGAAGCGGATCACCGGGCGATGAACGCGACGGCGCAACCCTAA
- the fkpB gene encoding FKBP-type peptidyl-prolyl cis-trans isomerase, whose translation MSESIQSNSAVLVHFTLKLEDGSTAESTRNNGKPALFRLGDGSLSEGLEQHLLGLKAGDKKAFSLEPDAAFGVVSPDLIQYFSRREFMDAGEPEIGAIMLFTAMDGSEMPGVIREINGDSITVDFNHPLANQTVHFDIEVLEVDPVLEA comes from the coding sequence ATGTCTGAATCGATACAGAGCAACAGCGCAGTACTGGTGCACTTCACCTTAAAGCTTGAAGATGGTTCCACTGCGGAATCCACCCGTAATAACGGCAAACCCGCGCTGTTTCGTCTGGGCGACGGGTCGCTCTCCGAAGGGCTGGAACAGCATCTGTTGGGGCTGAAAGCGGGCGATAAAAAAGCCTTCTCGCTGGAGCCGGATGCGGCTTTCGGGGTCGTCAGCCCGGATCTGATCCAGTATTTCTCGCGTCGTGAGTTTATGGACGCGGGCGAGCCTGAAATCGGCGCAATCATGTTATTTACCGCAATGGATGGCAGCGAAATGCCAGGCGTGATCCGCGAAATTAACGGCGATTCGATTACCGTGGATTTCAATCACCCGCTGGCAAACCAGACCGTCCATTTTGATATTGAAGTGCTGGAAGTCGATCCGGTACTGGAGGCATAA
- the ileS gene encoding isoleucine--tRNA ligase, with product MSDYKSTLNLPETGFPMRGDLAKREPGMLARWTDDDLYGIIRAAKKGKKTFILHDGPPYANGSIHIGHSVNKILKDIIVKSKGLTGFDSPYVPGWDCHGLPIELKVEQEFGKPGEKFTAAEFRAKCREYAASQVNGQREDFIRLGVLGDWSHPYLTMDFKTEANIIRALGKIIGNGHLLKGAKPVHWCVDCRSALAEAEVEYYDKTSPSIDVAFQAVDQDAVKAKFGLPGVTGPISLVIWTTTPWTLPANRAISLSPEFDYALVQIDGQALILAKDLVDSVMKRIGVTDYSVVGTVNGAALEQLRFAHPFMGFDVPAILGDHVTLDAGTGAVHTAGGHGPDDYTISQKYGLEIANPVGPDGTYLAGTYPTLDGMNVFKANDTIVELLREKGALLHVEKMQHSYPCCWRHKTPIIFRATPQWFISMDQKGLRTQSLSEIKGVQWIPDWGQARIESMVANRPDWCISRQRTWGVPMSLFVHKDTEELHPRTLELMEEVAKRVEVDGIQAWWDLDAKEIMGDDADNYVKVPDTLDVWFDSGSTHSSVVDVRPEFAGHAADMYLEGSDQHRGWFMSSLMISTAMKGKAPYRQVLTHGFTVDGQGRKMSKSIGNTVSPQDVMNKLGADILRLWVASTDYTGEMAVSDEILKRAADSYRRIRNTARFLLANLNGFNPATDMVKPEEMVVLDRWAVGCAQAAQDDILKAYESYDFHEVVQRLMRFCSVEMGSFYLDIIKDCQYTAKADSVARRSCQTALYHIAEALVRWMAPIMSFTADEIWGYLPGDREKYVFTGEWYQGLFGLTETDAMNDAFWSDLLKVRGEVNKVIEQARADKKVGGSLEAAVTLYAEPELAAKLTALGDELRFVLLTSGAAVADYATASDDAQQSELLKGLKVSLSKAEGEKCPRCWHYTTDVGKVAEHADICGRCVSNIAGDGEKRKFA from the coding sequence ATGAGTGACTATAAATCTACCCTGAATTTGCCGGAAACAGGGTTCCCGATGCGTGGCGATCTCGCCAAACGCGAGCCGGGAATGCTGGCGCGATGGACCGATGATGATCTGTACGGCATCATCCGTGCGGCGAAAAAAGGCAAAAAAACCTTCATTCTGCATGATGGCCCTCCTTATGCGAATGGCAGCATTCATATTGGTCACTCGGTTAACAAGATTCTGAAAGACATTATCGTGAAGTCCAAAGGACTCACGGGCTTTGACTCGCCGTATGTGCCGGGCTGGGACTGCCACGGTTTGCCGATCGAGCTAAAAGTCGAGCAGGAATTCGGTAAGCCGGGCGAGAAGTTCACCGCCGCAGAATTCCGCGCCAAATGCCGCGAGTACGCTGCAAGTCAGGTGAATGGTCAGCGCGAAGATTTTATCCGTCTGGGCGTGCTGGGCGACTGGTCGCATCCGTACCTGACCATGGACTTCAAAACCGAAGCCAACATCATCCGTGCGCTGGGTAAAATCATCGGCAACGGTCACCTGCTGAAAGGCGCGAAGCCGGTACACTGGTGCGTTGACTGCCGCTCTGCGCTGGCTGAAGCGGAAGTGGAGTATTACGACAAAACCTCTCCGTCTATTGACGTGGCCTTCCAGGCTGTCGATCAGGACGCGGTAAAGGCTAAATTTGGCCTGCCGGGCGTCACTGGCCCGATCTCGCTGGTCATCTGGACCACCACGCCGTGGACGTTGCCTGCTAACCGCGCGATCTCCCTGTCGCCGGAATTCGATTATGCGCTGGTGCAGATTGACGGCCAGGCGCTGATCCTCGCTAAAGATCTGGTCGACAGCGTGATGAAACGCATCGGCGTCACCGATTACAGCGTTGTGGGCACCGTGAATGGCGCTGCGCTTGAGCAGCTGCGTTTTGCGCATCCGTTTATGGGCTTTGACGTGCCGGCGATCCTTGGCGATCACGTCACCCTCGACGCGGGTACCGGTGCAGTACACACCGCCGGTGGTCACGGTCCTGACGACTACACCATCAGCCAGAAATACGGTCTGGAAATCGCTAACCCGGTTGGCCCGGACGGCACCTATCTGGCGGGCACTTACCCGACGCTGGACGGCATGAACGTATTCAAAGCCAACGACACCATCGTTGAGCTGCTGCGTGAAAAAGGCGCGCTGCTGCACGTCGAAAAAATGCAGCACAGCTATCCGTGCTGCTGGCGTCACAAAACGCCGATCATCTTCCGTGCCACCCCGCAGTGGTTTATCAGCATGGATCAGAAAGGCCTGCGCACGCAGTCGCTGTCTGAGATCAAAGGCGTGCAGTGGATCCCGGACTGGGGCCAGGCGCGTATCGAATCCATGGTCGCAAACCGTCCTGACTGGTGTATCTCCCGCCAGCGTACCTGGGGCGTGCCGATGTCGCTGTTCGTGCATAAAGACACCGAAGAGCTGCACCCGCGTACCCTGGAACTGATGGAAGAAGTGGCGAAACGCGTTGAAGTTGACGGCATCCAGGCCTGGTGGGATCTCGATGCGAAAGAGATCATGGGTGATGACGCTGACAACTACGTGAAAGTGCCGGATACGCTGGACGTGTGGTTTGATTCCGGCTCTACCCATTCCTCCGTGGTGGATGTGCGTCCGGAGTTCGCCGGTCATGCGGCAGATATGTATCTGGAAGGTTCTGACCAGCATCGCGGCTGGTTCATGTCCTCCCTGATGATCTCCACCGCCATGAAAGGCAAAGCGCCGTATCGCCAGGTACTGACTCACGGCTTCACCGTTGATGGTCAGGGCCGCAAGATGTCAAAATCTATCGGCAACACGGTTAGCCCACAGGATGTGATGAACAAACTCGGCGCGGATATTCTGCGTCTGTGGGTGGCATCCACTGATTACACCGGCGAAATGGCGGTGTCTGATGAGATCCTCAAACGTGCTGCCGACAGCTATCGTCGTATCCGTAACACCGCGCGCTTCCTGCTGGCGAACCTTAACGGGTTCAATCCGGCAACCGACATGGTGAAACCGGAAGAGATGGTAGTGCTGGATCGCTGGGCGGTAGGCTGCGCTCAGGCGGCACAGGACGACATCCTGAAAGCGTACGAGTCTTACGACTTCCATGAAGTGGTACAGCGCCTGATGCGCTTCTGCTCCGTCGAAATGGGCTCGTTCTACCTCGACATCATCAAAGATTGCCAGTACACCGCGAAAGCCGACAGCGTGGCCCGCCGCAGCTGCCAGACCGCGCTGTATCATATTGCCGAAGCGCTGGTGCGCTGGATGGCACCGATCATGTCCTTCACCGCGGATGAAATCTGGGGTTATCTGCCAGGCGATCGCGAGAAATACGTCTTCACCGGCGAATGGTATCAGGGCCTGTTTGGTCTGACAGAAACCGACGCCATGAACGACGCTTTCTGGAGCGATCTGCTGAAAGTGCGCGGCGAAGTGAACAAAGTGATCGAGCAGGCGCGTGCTGATAAGAAAGTGGGCGGTTCACTGGAAGCGGCAGTCACGCTGTACGCAGAACCTGAACTGGCGGCTAAACTGACGGCGCTGGGTGATGAATTGCGATTTGTCCTGTTGACCTCCGGGGCCGCCGTTGCCGATTATGCAACCGCGTCCGACGACGCCCAACAGAGCGAACTGCTCAAGGGACTGAAAGTGTCGCTCAGCAAAGCCGAAGGCGAAAAATGCCCGCGCTGCTGGCATTACACGACCGACGTCGGCAAGGTGGCGGAACACGCAGATATCTGCGGACGCTGTGTCAGCAACATCGCCGGTGACGGCGAAAAACGTAAGTTCGCCTGA
- the lspA gene encoding signal peptidase II has protein sequence MSKPIFSTGLRWLWLVVVVLIIDLGSKFLILQNFALGDTVSLFPSLNLHYARNYGAAFSFLADSGGWQRWFFAGIALGICVILMVMMYRAKASQKLNNIAYALIIGGALGNLFDRLWHGFVVDMIDFYVGNWHFATFNLADTAICIGAALIVLEGFLPSREKKPA, from the coding sequence ATGAGTAAACCGATCTTTTCAACAGGGCTGCGCTGGTTGTGGCTGGTAGTGGTCGTGCTGATTATCGATCTGGGCAGTAAATTCCTGATCCTCCAGAACTTTGCTCTGGGGGATACGGTATCGCTGTTCCCGTCGCTTAATCTGCATTATGCGCGTAACTATGGCGCGGCGTTCAGTTTCCTCGCCGACAGCGGCGGCTGGCAGCGCTGGTTCTTTGCCGGTATCGCCCTTGGCATTTGCGTGATCCTCATGGTCATGATGTATCGCGCAAAGGCGTCACAGAAGCTGAACAACATCGCCTATGCGCTGATCATTGGCGGCGCGCTGGGTAATCTGTTCGACCGTTTGTGGCACGGTTTTGTGGTCGACATGATCGATTTCTACGTCGGCAACTGGCATTTCGCGACCTTTAATCTGGCCGATACGGCCATTTGTATCGGCGCGGCCTTGATCGTGCTGGAAGGGTTTTTGCCTTCCCGCGAGAAAAAGCCTGCGTAA